The following are from one region of the Gemmatimonadales bacterium genome:
- a CDS encoding PLP-dependent aspartate aminotransferase family protein → MTRIRDHDLDNALPTRAVHAGQEPEPLAGAVTMPIFQTSTYVQSALGHHKGHEYARVSNPTREALERNVAALEGGTHGHAFASGMAAIDSVLTLLSAGDHVICGENVYGGTHRLMEQVRARLGLSFSYVDTRDPAAVERAIRPATRMLFVETPTNPMMRLADLGALGALAASRKLLYVVDNTFATPIFQRPFEHGADLVVHSTTKYLNGHSDMIGGIVVSRRDDLAEQLAFLQKSVGAVPGPFDCWLVLRGTKTLALRMRQHDANGRRIATWLQADGRVKAVFYPGLPSHPQHELACRQMSGFGGMLSFEAGSLERARRVVERTRIFALAESLGGVESLIGHPATMTHAAVPKAMREAMGLTDGLVRLSVGIEDPDDLLADLDRALAA, encoded by the coding sequence ATGACGCGCATCCGGGACCACGACCTCGACAACGCCTTGCCTACCCGGGCCGTGCACGCTGGACAGGAGCCGGAGCCGCTCGCCGGCGCCGTGACGATGCCGATCTTCCAGACCTCCACCTACGTGCAGTCCGCGCTCGGTCATCACAAGGGACACGAGTACGCCCGGGTCAGCAACCCCACCCGCGAGGCGCTGGAGCGCAACGTCGCCGCGCTCGAGGGCGGCACCCACGGCCACGCCTTCGCCTCGGGGATGGCCGCCATCGACTCGGTGCTCACGCTGCTCTCGGCGGGCGACCACGTGATCTGCGGCGAGAACGTGTACGGCGGCACCCACCGGCTGATGGAGCAGGTCCGCGCGCGGCTCGGCCTGAGTTTCAGCTACGTGGACACGCGCGACCCGGCGGCCGTCGAGCGCGCCATCCGGCCGGCGACGCGGATGCTGTTCGTCGAGACCCCGACCAACCCGATGATGCGGCTGGCCGACCTGGGCGCGCTCGGCGCGCTGGCGGCGTCGCGGAAGCTGCTGTACGTGGTGGACAACACCTTCGCGACCCCGATCTTCCAGCGGCCGTTCGAGCACGGCGCCGACCTGGTGGTCCACTCCACCACCAAGTACCTCAACGGGCACTCCGACATGATCGGGGGGATCGTGGTGTCGCGGCGCGACGACCTGGCCGAGCAGCTCGCCTTCCTCCAGAAGTCGGTCGGCGCCGTGCCGGGCCCGTTCGACTGCTGGCTGGTGCTGCGCGGCACCAAGACCCTGGCGCTCCGCATGCGCCAGCACGACGCGAACGGCCGCCGCATCGCGACCTGGCTCCAGGCCGACGGACGGGTCAAGGCGGTGTTCTATCCGGGGCTGCCGAGCCACCCGCAGCACGAGCTGGCCTGCCGGCAGATGTCGGGCTTCGGCGGCATGCTGTCGTTCGAGGCGGGGTCCCTGGAGCGTGCGCGTCGCGTCGTCGAGCGGACGCGGATCTTCGCCCTGGCCGAGTCCCTGGGCGGCGTCGAGAGCCTGATCGGCCACCCGGCGACGATGACGCACGCCGCCGTGCCGAAGGCGATGCGCGAAGCGATGGGACTCACCGACGGGCTGGTCCGGCTGTCGGTCGGCATCGAGGACCCGGACGACCTCCTCGCCGACCTCGACCGGGCGCTGGCCGCCTAG